A part of Limihaloglobus sulfuriphilus genomic DNA contains:
- the nrfH gene encoding cytochrome c nitrite reductase small subunit, whose amino-acid sequence MSTSLRLEFTQNHTVIEHIANIFPTTVPGNSDNKPSYRNANQKTLVINIKNSYNPFMKSYLDLSFIPNILHSLLRLYTSLPRILQLGLFASAGIVLGMVLFLVRISNAVSYLSDEPETCINCHVMTDAYASWKRGSHGRAAVCTDCHVPHGNIAAKYAFKAFDGMKHSYVFTAGTEPQVLELSSAARHVVQENCLTCHNNEFLMVRLADTTERACWQCHTNIHGNTKSLSASPRPLRPELPAAGLDWMKKGDKNDK is encoded by the coding sequence ATGAGCACTTCACTCCGGCTCGAATTTACCCAAAACCATACTGTCATTGAACATATTGCAAACATTTTTCCAACGACAGTTCCCGGCAATTCAGACAACAAACCTTCTTATCGAAACGCAAACCAAAAAACACTTGTAATCAACATCAAAAATTCCTATAATCCGTTTATGAAGTCATATTTAGATTTATCATTTATTCCAAATATATTACACAGCCTTTTGAGGCTGTACACTTCACTACCTCGTATTCTGCAGTTGGGCCTATTCGCATCTGCCGGAATAGTACTGGGTATGGTGCTTTTTCTTGTGCGGATATCAAATGCGGTTTCCTACCTCTCAGACGAACCCGAGACCTGCATAAACTGCCATGTTATGACAGACGCCTATGCTTCGTGGAAACGCGGCAGCCACGGACGCGCGGCAGTTTGCACCGACTGCCATGTCCCGCACGGCAATATCGCTGCCAAATACGCCTTCAAGGCTTTTGACGGCATGAAACATTCCTACGTTTTTACCGCCGGCACAGAACCTCAGGTACTTGAGCTCTCATCCGCAGCCCGCCACGTAGTTCAGGAAAACTGCCTCACCTGCCACAATAATGAATTTCTAATGGTCCGCCTGGCAGACACAACCGAAAGGGCCTGCTGGCAATGCCATACAAATATACACGGCAACACAAAGAGCCTTTCGGCCTCACCGCGGCCATTGCGGCCCGAGCTGCCGGCAGCTGGTCTTGATTGGATGAAAAAAGGAGACAAAAATGACAAATAA